A stretch of Megalobrama amblycephala isolate DHTTF-2021 linkage group LG14, ASM1881202v1, whole genome shotgun sequence DNA encodes these proteins:
- the LOC125246042 gene encoding flocculation protein FLO11-like — translation MTDSRYQISFSSTHCISNLTTTLLNEDLNREWRCQVTQRNQLKTSATYTVKYSAPTETKTLTPVISSKTATTVNKPVTSTQSAPVDSTKLIPVSRSKTTTTVNKPVTQSAPVDSTKLIPVSSSNSEKKSSRTTADPTQQVPPSETSLPSVIAGLVAALAVLLLSVIFWVIHNRKPKADNKRGTDDFVEQKDDVTYTEVFTYSKIQDKNNKVNIDDTVTYASINGATAGPQDNNSQLYASVNKNHHK, via the exons ATGACAGACTCCAGATATCAGATATCATTCTCCTCAACACACTGTATCAGCAATCTGACtacaacactcctgaatgaagaTCTCAACAGAGAGTGGAGATGTCAGGTTACTCAGAGAAATCAACTGAAGACCTCAGCCACATATACTGTCAAGTATTCAg CTCCAACtgagacaaagacactgactCCAGTCATCAGCTCAAAGACAGCCACAACTGTAAATAAACCAGTAACTTCTACTCAATCAG CTCCAGTCGATTCAACAAAACTGATTCCAGTCAGCAGATCAAAGACAACCACAACTGTAAATAAACCAGTAACACAATCAG CTCCAGTCGATTCAACAAAACTGATTCCAGTCAGCAGCTCAAACTCTGAGAAGAAATCAAGCCGAACTACAGCAGATCCAACACAACAAG TCCCTCCCTCAGAGACTTCCTTGCCCTCAGTGATTGCTGGTCTTGTTGCTGCATTGGCTGTTCTCCTTCTTTCTGTTATTTTTTGGGTGATTCATAATAGAAAACCAAAAGCTG ATAACAAAAGAGGGACTGATGACTTTGTG GAGCAGAAAGATGATGTGACTTATACTGAGGTTTTCACATACAGTAAAATCcaagacaaaaacaacaag GTTAACATTGATGATACAGTGACTTACGCTTCCATCAATGGAGCAACAGCTGGACCTCAGGATAACAACAGTCAACTTTATGCCTCTGTGAACAAGAACCATCACAAATGA